A genomic segment from Ruegeria sp. TM1040 encodes:
- a CDS encoding 2'-deoxycytidine 5'-triphosphate deaminase — protein sequence MTGVLPSQTIETMLARADIKIDAPLSEGQIQPASLDLRLGKVAYRVRASFLAGQGRTVAERLEEFEMHRIDLSEGAVLEKGCVYVVPLMEALDLPDTVSAVANAKSSTGRLDLLTRTITDGGEEFDRIRAGYTGPLYAEICPRSFSVLARPGMRLNQIRFRDGQSVLDDAALADLHAKTPLVDGEAVIEDGLGFSVDLRLPGTDLVGYRAKPHTGVIDLDRISAYDPRDYWEEVRSDKGRIILDPGAFYILVSREAVHIPPEYAAEMAPYLAMVGEFRVHYAGFFDPGFGHAAAGGAGSRGVLEVRCHEAPFVLEHGQVVGRLVYERMAELPEQLYGAGIASNYQGQGLKLSKHFRSPS from the coding sequence ATGACCGGTGTTTTGCCCAGCCAGACGATCGAAACCATGCTCGCGCGTGCAGACATCAAAATCGACGCGCCGCTGAGCGAAGGTCAGATCCAGCCCGCAAGCCTTGACCTCCGTCTGGGCAAGGTCGCCTATCGCGTGCGCGCGTCATTCCTTGCGGGCCAAGGGCGCACCGTGGCCGAGCGCCTCGAAGAGTTTGAGATGCACCGCATCGACCTCAGCGAAGGTGCCGTGTTGGAAAAAGGCTGCGTCTATGTGGTGCCGCTGATGGAAGCACTCGACCTGCCCGATACAGTAAGCGCCGTAGCCAATGCCAAAAGCTCCACCGGGCGGCTCGACCTGCTGACCCGGACCATCACCGATGGGGGGGAGGAGTTCGACCGCATCCGCGCCGGTTACACTGGCCCGCTTTATGCCGAGATCTGCCCGCGCTCTTTTTCTGTGCTGGCCCGCCCCGGCATGCGGCTCAATCAGATCCGCTTTCGCGACGGGCAATCCGTGCTGGATGACGCGGCGCTCGCGGATCTCCACGCAAAGACCCCACTGGTGGATGGCGAGGCCGTGATCGAGGATGGGCTTGGCTTTTCTGTCGATCTGCGCCTGCCCGGCACCGATCTGGTGGGCTACCGCGCCAAACCGCACACCGGCGTGATCGACCTCGACCGGATCTCCGCTTATGATCCTCGCGACTATTGGGAGGAAGTGCGCAGCGACAAGGGCCGGATCATCCTTGATCCGGGTGCGTTCTACATCCTCGTGAGCCGCGAGGCGGTGCATATCCCGCCCGAATACGCGGCTGAGATGGCGCCCTACCTTGCAATGGTGGGCGAGTTTCGCGTGCATTACGCGGGCTTTTTTGATCCCGGTTTTGGCCATGCCGCGGCCGGTGGGGCTGGCTCTCGCGGCGTGCTGGAGGTGCGCTGTCACGAGGCGCCTTTTGTGCTCGAACACGGGCAGGTGGTGGGCCGTCTGGTCTATGAGCGCATGGCCGAGCTGCCAGAGCAGCTCTATGGCGCGGGGATTGCCTCAAACTATCAGGGCCAGGGGCTGAAACTCTCGAAACATTTCCGCAGCCCCAGCTGA
- a CDS encoding MerR family transcriptional regulator, translating into MSKSPDAFRTISEVAEWLDVPAHVLRFWESKFTQVKPVKRAGGRRYYRPTDMLLLGGIQHLLHEEGLSIKEAQALLREEGIQHVQSLSKPLDGDQEDESAIEAKPASKWVEPSEVEKPKAPLVDRDPPGAEEQSERKAAPPPPPPYPATPPAPTAPVTPAAATPPVAPGDSMAPPQGQTPAAASANASSAATSAPAENVASSGPAESPASTETPSQPTTPPAASPSLGAEAGAGQDADAAPLGTPPSVPPAAPSPAPADAGPATPPAQTPPAAPASSAAPSEAAAASLHQTPSEFAPTSDTAPAVRSPSTPEGAAEDSAPQEGDHARAHVGGAQTPQTSAGQMAMPMDLPNAAAPQRDMASQAQAVRAATTPSSATVAPSSASNSDQQDFFAAAADAQNAGQAPASDSAAVASDPPAPNPTQPAPAQPDPLAQQESQMSAPPVGTPPAEDLVAEAPVADAPADDLAGDPVADQAETVHGSATDAESTEAVSKGSTAPVADARPANLTSDQISTEVSFTGEAPQQMAAQASAPDALFAGTTQEPDTVQASDSVTETPEALQPIEGSAGVDETAIQSLASDDPSSEPALDAPAFDSPGSQHPPADEPAPVQPVSDEPVSSDLAAIEETNADPAAQMASALAEATAPVAETTESAPSDVDITGADDSDVSAVEEPASEMPHAEVEASDSHTETSDQDPAPALDVTDAMTDTAAEAAPEADPQSAPDAGPFEDNAETAEERDAAAPVTDEAEDAAALDQFPETERTPLAADSTPTAESPRPRVIEVSDTPEGSFAAGPLQRLSRLGTLTAAQQGALREIATALREIASRH; encoded by the coding sequence ATGTCCAAGTCCCCTGACGCCTTTCGCACCATCAGCGAGGTAGCAGAATGGCTGGATGTACCGGCGCATGTGCTGCGGTTCTGGGAAAGTAAGTTCACGCAGGTCAAACCCGTCAAACGCGCCGGTGGACGGCGCTACTATCGCCCAACGGATATGTTGCTTCTGGGCGGTATTCAGCACCTCCTGCACGAAGAAGGTCTGTCGATCAAAGAGGCACAAGCCCTGTTGCGCGAAGAGGGCATCCAGCATGTGCAGTCGCTCTCCAAGCCGCTCGACGGCGACCAAGAGGACGAATCAGCGATTGAGGCCAAACCAGCGAGCAAATGGGTTGAGCCATCTGAGGTCGAAAAGCCCAAGGCCCCGCTGGTAGACCGCGATCCCCCCGGCGCCGAAGAGCAATCGGAGCGCAAAGCGGCTCCGCCACCGCCACCGCCCTACCCCGCAACCCCGCCCGCGCCGACCGCTCCCGTGACGCCTGCAGCGGCTACGCCCCCCGTTGCGCCGGGCGACAGCATGGCCCCGCCTCAGGGCCAGACACCCGCAGCCGCCTCTGCAAATGCATCCAGCGCGGCAACATCTGCCCCGGCGGAGAACGTAGCTTCCTCGGGGCCTGCCGAGAGCCCGGCGTCCACCGAGACCCCGTCCCAGCCTACGACTCCTCCTGCGGCATCCCCTTCACTGGGGGCGGAGGCTGGCGCTGGTCAGGACGCGGACGCGGCCCCACTGGGCACACCGCCTTCTGTACCGCCTGCCGCGCCGTCGCCTGCGCCCGCTGACGCAGGACCAGCCACGCCGCCCGCGCAAACGCCGCCTGCCGCTCCTGCTTCCTCCGCTGCCCCCTCGGAGGCCGCCGCCGCATCTTTGCACCAAACACCGAGTGAGTTTGCCCCCACCAGCGATACTGCGCCAGCCGTGCGCAGCCCTTCCACACCGGAAGGCGCTGCTGAGGATAGTGCGCCACAGGAAGGCGATCACGCGCGCGCCCATGTGGGCGGCGCGCAGACGCCGCAGACATCCGCAGGTCAAATGGCGATGCCCATGGACCTTCCAAATGCCGCCGCACCGCAACGGGATATGGCCTCACAGGCCCAGGCCGTGCGTGCGGCCACAACACCTTCCTCTGCCACTGTTGCCCCCTCTTCGGCATCGAATTCCGACCAGCAGGATTTCTTTGCCGCAGCCGCAGATGCGCAAAACGCCGGGCAAGCACCGGCGTCCGACAGCGCAGCTGTTGCCTCCGATCCGCCTGCGCCTAACCCAACTCAGCCCGCCCCGGCGCAGCCTGATCCACTGGCGCAACAAGAGTCACAGATGTCCGCGCCGCCTGTCGGGACGCCCCCTGCCGAGGATCTGGTTGCAGAGGCACCGGTTGCGGATGCACCTGCGGACGATCTCGCAGGCGATCCCGTCGCGGATCAGGCGGAGACAGTTCACGGATCTGCAACCGATGCGGAGTCGACAGAGGCTGTTTCTAAGGGATCAACCGCGCCGGTTGCAGACGCGCGCCCCGCCAACCTTACGTCTGACCAGATTTCAACCGAGGTCTCTTTTACAGGAGAAGCACCGCAGCAGATGGCGGCTCAGGCGTCAGCGCCAGATGCTCTCTTCGCCGGGACGACGCAAGAACCCGATACGGTTCAAGCATCTGATTCTGTGACTGAAACCCCCGAGGCCTTGCAACCCATTGAGGGCAGTGCAGGCGTCGACGAGACGGCGATCCAATCTCTTGCCTCGGACGACCCCAGTTCTGAGCCCGCACTGGACGCGCCCGCATTCGACTCGCCGGGCTCTCAACACCCGCCCGCCGACGAACCCGCGCCTGTTCAACCTGTCTCCGACGAGCCAGTGTCTTCGGACTTGGCGGCCATAGAGGAAACAAACGCCGATCCGGCAGCGCAGATGGCCAGCGCCCTGGCAGAGGCCACCGCTCCCGTGGCTGAGACCACCGAATCCGCTCCCTCAGATGTCGACATCACGGGCGCGGACGATAGCGATGTGTCCGCAGTAGAAGAACCCGCGTCTGAGATGCCTCACGCCGAGGTCGAGGCGTCCGATTCGCATACCGAAACCTCGGATCAGGATCCCGCCCCCGCATTGGATGTGACCGATGCGATGACGGACACCGCAGCCGAGGCCGCACCAGAGGCAGACCCGCAGTCCGCGCCTGATGCAGGCCCCTTTGAGGACAATGCGGAGACCGCCGAAGAACGTGACGCCGCTGCCCCGGTCACAGATGAGGCCGAAGACGCCGCAGCCCTGGATCAGTTCCCAGAGACAGAGCGCACACCTTTGGCGGCTGACTCGACGCCCACAGCGGAGTCGCCGCGCCCGCGGGTGATCGAGGTTTCCGACACCCCTGAGGGCAGCTTTGCCGCCGGACCTCTTCAGCGCCTCTCGCGCCTCGGTACACTGACGGCAGCGCAACAAGGCGCGTTGCGCGAGATTGCAACCGCTTTGCGCGAGATCGCCTCCCGGCACTGA
- the ihfA gene encoding integration host factor subunit alpha, with protein sequence MTEKTITRMDLSEAVFREVGLSRNESAQLVESMLQHMSDALVRGEQVKISSFGTFSVRDKSARVGRNPKTGEEVPIQPRRVLTFRPSHLMKDRVADGNKS encoded by the coding sequence ATGACTGAAAAAACGATTACGAGAATGGATCTGAGCGAGGCGGTGTTTCGCGAAGTTGGTCTGTCACGCAACGAAAGCGCGCAGCTCGTCGAGAGCATGCTTCAGCACATGTCGGACGCTTTGGTGCGCGGCGAACAGGTAAAGATCTCCTCTTTTGGAACCTTCAGCGTGCGCGATAAATCCGCCCGTGTCGGACGCAATCCCAAAACCGGTGAAGAAGTGCCGATCCAGCCCCGCCGTGTGCTGACCTTCCGCCCTTCGCACCTGATGAAAGATCGCGTCGCGGACGGCAACAAAAGTTAA
- a CDS encoding beta-ketoacyl-ACP synthase III, producing the protein MTRRAVVIGAGHYLPDRIVENAEFEATLDTSDEWIRSRSGIERRHFAAEGETTSHMATRAAEAALKSAGRSADDVDAIVLATSTADLTFPSAATMVQSQLGMTKGFAFDVQAVCAGFVYALSNANALIASGQADRVLVIGAETFSRIMDWTDRSTCVLFGDGAGALLLEAQEGEGTSKDRGILATDLNSDGRYKDLLYVDGGVSTQSTGYLRMQGNQVFRHAVEKLASTAHTALERAGASTDEVDWIVPHQANIRIIQGTAKKMGLPMDKVVVTVQDHGNTSAASIPLALSVGVERGQIKPGDLIVTEAIGGGLAWGAVVLRW; encoded by the coding sequence ATGACGCGACGCGCAGTTGTGATTGGCGCAGGGCACTACCTCCCAGACCGCATTGTAGAGAACGCTGAATTCGAGGCTACGCTGGATACCTCTGACGAATGGATTCGCTCGCGTTCCGGGATCGAACGCCGCCATTTCGCCGCCGAAGGGGAAACCACCTCGCACATGGCCACTCGTGCCGCCGAGGCCGCGCTCAAATCCGCAGGACGCAGCGCAGATGATGTCGACGCCATTGTTCTGGCCACATCGACGGCAGATCTGACCTTTCCCTCCGCCGCAACCATGGTGCAATCGCAGCTTGGCATGACCAAGGGGTTTGCCTTTGATGTGCAGGCGGTGTGCGCGGGCTTTGTCTATGCGCTCTCAAACGCCAACGCGCTGATTGCCTCTGGTCAGGCCGATCGCGTTCTGGTCATTGGTGCCGAGACGTTTTCGCGCATCATGGACTGGACGGATCGTTCGACCTGCGTGCTTTTTGGAGACGGCGCGGGCGCGCTTCTGCTGGAGGCGCAGGAGGGCGAAGGCACCTCCAAGGATCGCGGCATTCTGGCGACGGATCTGAATTCTGACGGTCGTTACAAGGACTTGCTCTATGTCGATGGTGGCGTGTCGACCCAATCGACGGGCTATCTGCGCATGCAGGGCAACCAGGTCTTCCGCCACGCAGTCGAAAAACTCGCCTCCACAGCCCATACGGCTCTGGAGCGCGCCGGTGCCAGCACCGACGAGGTGGATTGGATCGTCCCCCATCAGGCCAACATCCGCATCATTCAGGGCACCGCCAAGAAAATGGGCCTGCCCATGGACAAGGTGGTCGTGACCGTTCAGGATCACGGGAACACCTCCGCTGCCTCCATCCCGCTGGCCCTGTCCGTCGGGGTTGAGCGCGGCCAGATCAAACCCGGCGATCTCATCGTTACCGAGGCCATTGGTGGCGGTCTGGCGTGGGGTGCTGTGGTTTTGCGGTGGTAA
- the plsX gene encoding phosphate acyltransferase PlsX, with amino-acid sequence MTGNTAPSQADARRTVISVDAMGGDAGPAVVVAGIAKSASKNPDIGFLLHGPAEELEPLVARRKTLKGRVEIRDARDVVTMEDKPSQVMRNGKGTSMWSALESVRSGEADGVVSCGNTGALMALSMLRLRKLPGVNRPAIAILWPSRNPQGFNVMLDVGADVRADAEDLLQYALMGTSYIRNSMDLPCPRVGLLNVGTEEHKGRAELKEAYALISQNAEKANFEFVGFVEGSDIPGDIADVIVTDGFTGNVAIKTGEGTASLLRSAIREAFEYSILSRLAALLAYTSLSRLAKRIDPRRVNGGVFLGLNGTVVKSHGGADATGVSAAVKLAFLLAEQGFAEKLAARVASAVELAQDDATSADADAPGDSETGSTN; translated from the coding sequence ATGACGGGTAACACCGCTCCATCGCAGGCAGATGCCCGCCGCACCGTGATTTCGGTGGACGCCATGGGTGGCGATGCCGGCCCGGCCGTTGTGGTCGCAGGCATCGCCAAATCCGCGAGCAAGAACCCCGATATCGGGTTCCTGCTGCATGGTCCCGCTGAAGAGTTAGAACCCCTTGTGGCCCGCAGGAAAACCCTGAAGGGCCGCGTGGAGATTCGTGACGCACGCGATGTGGTCACGATGGAAGACAAGCCAAGCCAAGTCATGCGCAACGGCAAGGGCACCTCGATGTGGTCGGCCCTTGAATCCGTGCGCTCTGGCGAGGCTGATGGCGTTGTCTCCTGCGGTAACACCGGCGCCTTGATGGCGCTGTCGATGCTGCGCCTGCGCAAGCTGCCCGGGGTCAATCGCCCGGCCATTGCGATTCTCTGGCCCTCGCGTAACCCACAAGGGTTTAACGTCATGCTCGACGTGGGCGCCGATGTGCGCGCCGATGCAGAGGATCTGTTGCAATACGCCCTGATGGGCACCTCCTACATCCGAAACTCGATGGATCTGCCCTGCCCGCGTGTGGGGCTGTTGAACGTCGGGACCGAGGAACACAAGGGCCGCGCGGAACTCAAGGAAGCCTACGCGCTGATCTCTCAGAACGCAGAGAAGGCGAATTTCGAATTCGTCGGCTTTGTCGAGGGCAGCGACATCCCCGGAGACATCGCCGATGTGATCGTCACCGACGGCTTTACCGGCAATGTCGCGATCAAAACCGGCGAAGGCACCGCCAGCCTGTTGCGCTCGGCGATCCGCGAAGCCTTTGAATATTCTATCCTATCCCGTCTGGCGGCCCTCTTGGCCTATACCTCGCTGTCCCGCCTTGCCAAACGGATCGACCCGCGCCGGGTCAATGGTGGCGTTTTCCTCGGCCTCAATGGCACCGTTGTGAAATCTCATGGCGGCGCCGATGCCACGGGCGTTTCGGCTGCCGTGAAACTTGCGTTTCTTCTTGCAGAACAAGGATTTGCGGAAAAGCTTGCAGCCCGGGTTGCATCCGCCGTAGAGCTTGCCCAAGATGACGCAACGTCCGCAGACGCGGACGCACCCGGCGATTCTGAGACCGGGAGCACGAACTAG
- the rpmF gene encoding 50S ribosomal protein L32 has protein sequence MAVQQNKVSKSRRNNRRAHDALVAANPNECSNCGELRRPHHVCPSCGHYDDKEIVAQADEIDLDEDAA, from the coding sequence ATGGCTGTCCAACAGAACAAAGTATCCAAATCGCGCCGCAACAACCGCCGCGCGCACGATGCTCTGGTTGCTGCAAACCCGAACGAATGCTCCAACTGCGGTGAGCTGCGTCGTCCCCACCACGTGTGCCCCTCCTGCGGCCACTATGACGACAAAGAGATCGTAGCACAGGCCGACGAGATCGACCTGGACGAAGACGCGGCCTGA
- a CDS encoding YceD family protein: protein MSSTPSETAALRVADLPQNRPTRFTLTPEAKALVGIASALGVDALRKLRFEGEIKARGKRDWVLKGKLGFTVTQPCVVTLDPVTTRIDTDVERLFLAEIAIPDEAEVEMSDDDNIDELGEFISPYDVMLESVALHLPQYPRKEGAELGQHIHAEPGTAPMTDEDTRPFAGLADLLKPGDKDS from the coding sequence GTGAGTTCCACCCCCTCTGAGACCGCCGCCCTGCGGGTTGCCGATCTGCCCCAGAATCGCCCGACGCGATTCACGCTGACGCCAGAGGCCAAAGCCCTGGTCGGGATCGCCAGCGCACTCGGCGTCGATGCCCTGCGCAAGCTGCGGTTCGAGGGCGAGATCAAGGCGCGCGGCAAGCGTGACTGGGTTTTGAAGGGCAAACTCGGCTTTACGGTAACGCAGCCGTGCGTGGTCACGCTCGACCCCGTCACCACCCGCATCGACACCGATGTGGAGCGCCTGTTTCTCGCAGAGATCGCCATTCCCGACGAAGCAGAGGTCGAGATGAGCGATGACGACAATATCGACGAGCTGGGCGAATTCATCTCTCCCTATGACGTGATGCTCGAAAGCGTGGCGCTCCATCTGCCGCAATATCCGCGCAAGGAAGGCGCCGAACTGGGCCAGCACATTCACGCCGAACCCGGCACAGCGCCGATGACGGATGAGGACACCCGCCCCTTTGCCGGGCTTGCAGATTTGCTGAAACCCGGCGACAAGGACTCCTGA
- a CDS encoding outer membrane protein assembly factor BamE, giving the protein MIASPKTVKSAMRSALLVGVLVAVTACTAQYRKHGWVPGPDLLNEVVVGVDTRDSVSETIGEPTIDSLVDDSGYYYVSSRIKRFGPKEPEVVSRDLVAITFDGRGVVDSVQRYTLADGRAVPLERRVTDSNLEDKTFLRQLIGNLGNFNPSSFLQ; this is encoded by the coding sequence ATGATTGCAAGTCCGAAGACCGTAAAATCCGCAATGCGGAGCGCGCTTCTCGTTGGGGTGTTGGTGGCGGTCACCGCCTGCACGGCCCAATACCGCAAGCATGGCTGGGTCCCCGGACCTGATCTTCTCAACGAAGTTGTGGTCGGTGTCGACACGCGTGATTCGGTTTCAGAGACCATCGGCGAGCCCACCATCGACTCGCTGGTGGACGACAGCGGCTATTATTATGTCAGCTCGCGCATCAAACGCTTTGGCCCCAAAGAGCCGGAGGTTGTCTCGCGCGATCTCGTGGCGATCACCTTTGATGGGCGCGGCGTTGTCGACAGCGTGCAGCGCTACACACTGGCGGATGGACGCGCCGTCCCGCTCGAGCGCCGCGTCACCGACTCGAATCTCGAGGACAAGACGTTCCTGCGCCAGTTGATCGGCAACCTTGGCAACTTCAACCCAAGCAGCTTCCTGCAATAA
- a CDS encoding GNAT family N-acetyltransferase: MAIPSRSQSSDPAPRAGDLLSKGRYCARLAANDGDIAAAQALRTLCFGTLDVDRDHFDDSCAHVLVEERASGTLVCCFRMLVLAGGGEVARTYSAQYYDLSALADFDGRMVEMGRFCIHPDWSDPDILRVAWGAMTSFVDREEIQMLFGCSSFAGTETAVYLDAFAMLKHRHLAPKRWLPRVKAPDVFRFAARLRRKPDAKKAMLRMPPLLRTYLMMGGWVSDHAVVDRHMNTLHVFTGLEIGAIPPARKRLLRAVAG; this comes from the coding sequence ATGGCGATCCCTTCCCGGTCCCAATCTTCCGACCCAGCGCCGCGCGCAGGTGATCTTTTGTCCAAGGGGCGCTATTGCGCGCGTCTGGCGGCGAATGACGGTGATATCGCCGCCGCGCAGGCCCTGCGCACCTTGTGTTTTGGCACGCTGGATGTGGACCGGGACCATTTTGACGACAGCTGTGCCCATGTTCTGGTCGAAGAACGTGCAAGCGGCACGCTGGTCTGCTGCTTTCGCATGTTGGTGCTGGCGGGCGGGGGCGAGGTCGCGCGCACCTACTCGGCACAGTACTATGACCTTTCCGCATTGGCCGATTTCGACGGGCGCATGGTGGAGATGGGGCGGTTTTGCATCCACCCGGACTGGAGCGATCCGGACATCCTGCGGGTTGCATGGGGCGCGATGACCAGCTTTGTGGACCGCGAGGAGATCCAGATGCTCTTTGGATGCTCGTCCTTCGCGGGAACAGAGACGGCGGTCTATCTGGATGCCTTTGCGATGCTCAAACACCGTCACCTGGCCCCCAAACGTTGGCTGCCCCGCGTCAAGGCCCCCGATGTGTTCCGCTTTGCCGCACGGCTGCGGCGCAAGCCTGACGCCAAGAAGGCGATGCTCCGGATGCCGCCCTTGCTGCGCACCTATCTGATGATGGGCGGCTGGGTCAGCGATCACGCGGTGGTCGACCGGCATATGAACACGCTGCATGTGTTTACAGGGCTGGAAATCGGCGCGATTCCCCCTGCGCGCAAGCGTTTGCTGCGGGCGGTGGCGGGCTAG
- a CDS encoding ABC-F family ATP-binding cassette domain-containing protein: MARIPLLQMSGISLTFGGDPVFSDLDLVVQPGDRVALVGRNGSGKSTLMKVMAGLVEADAGSIVIPPGNSAGYMEQDPKMEGFATLGDFAASALEPGELYKVERAGEGLKFDPARPVETASGGERRRAALAKLMAEAPELMLLDEPTNHLDIEAISWLEGELASTRAAFVLISHDRAFLRALTRATLWVDRGQVRRQDKGFEHFEAWRDKVWEDEDMQRHKLNRLIKSESRWAVEGISARRKRNMGRVRALQDLKSERASQIKRQGAAAMELEAGPKSGRKVIEAEGITKRFGDKQILNHFSLTVQRGERVAFVGPNGVGKTTLLKMLLGQETPDEGTVKLGTNLEVAVFDQTRDQLDGDSSLWENLTADPLMGISGKADQVMVRGQPKHVVGYLKEFLFDERQARAPVRSLSGGEKARLLLAKLMARPSNMLVLDEPTNDLDVETLDLLQELLDAYDGTVLLVSHDRDFLDRVATTSVAMEGQGQATVYAGGWSDYLAQRSPKAAPEKVEKSKPAKSKPKPEAQAPKEALSFKEKHRLEALPDEIDRLEKEIAKLEELMADPELFTREPVKFKKATEALVERQEKLAAAEEEWLTLEEKAAQA; encoded by the coding sequence ATGGCACGTATTCCTCTTTTGCAGATGTCCGGGATTTCGCTGACCTTTGGTGGCGATCCGGTGTTTTCCGACCTCGACCTCGTGGTGCAGCCCGGCGACCGGGTTGCGCTTGTGGGGCGCAATGGCTCGGGTAAATCGACCTTGATGAAAGTCATGGCCGGTCTTGTGGAGGCGGATGCCGGCTCCATCGTGATCCCGCCCGGAAATTCCGCCGGCTACATGGAGCAAGACCCCAAGATGGAGGGCTTTGCCACGCTGGGGGATTTTGCGGCCTCGGCACTGGAACCCGGCGAGCTTTATAAAGTGGAGCGCGCAGGCGAGGGGCTGAAGTTCGACCCCGCCCGCCCGGTGGAAACCGCTTCGGGCGGGGAACGTCGGCGCGCGGCGCTGGCGAAACTCATGGCCGAGGCGCCCGAGCTGATGCTCTTGGACGAGCCGACCAACCACCTTGATATCGAAGCGATTTCCTGGCTCGAGGGTGAGCTGGCCTCAACCCGTGCAGCCTTTGTGCTGATCTCGCACGACCGCGCGTTTCTGCGCGCTCTGACCCGCGCGACCCTCTGGGTGGACCGCGGTCAGGTGCGCCGTCAGGACAAGGGGTTCGAGCATTTTGAGGCGTGGCGCGACAAGGTTTGGGAAGACGAAGACATGCAGCGCCACAAGCTCAACCGCCTGATCAAATCCGAAAGCCGCTGGGCGGTCGAAGGCATCTCGGCCCGGCGCAAACGCAACATGGGTCGGGTGCGCGCTTTGCAGGATCTGAAATCCGAACGCGCGAGCCAGATCAAACGACAGGGCGCGGCGGCGATGGAGCTGGAGGCGGGGCCAAAGTCCGGCCGCAAGGTTATCGAGGCCGAAGGTATCACCAAACGCTTTGGCGACAAACAGATCCTCAACCACTTCTCCCTGACGGTGCAGCGCGGTGAGCGCGTCGCCTTTGTGGGGCCGAACGGCGTGGGCAAGACGACGCTGTTGAAGATGCTTCTCGGGCAGGAAACGCCGGATGAGGGCACAGTCAAACTGGGCACGAATCTGGAGGTCGCAGTCTTTGATCAGACCCGCGATCAGCTCGATGGCGATTCGAGCCTGTGGGAGAACCTCACCGCGGATCCCTTGATGGGGATTTCTGGCAAGGCAGATCAGGTGATGGTGCGCGGACAGCCCAAACATGTGGTGGGCTATCTGAAGGAGTTCCTTTTTGATGAGCGCCAAGCCCGCGCACCGGTGCGCTCGCTCTCGGGTGGGGAAAAGGCCCGGCTTCTGCTCGCGAAACTCATGGCGCGCCCATCGAACATGCTGGTGCTGGACGAGCCGACCAACGACCTCGACGTGGAGACGCTTGATCTGTTGCAAGAGCTTCTGGACGCCTATGACGGCACCGTACTGCTGGTAAGTCACGACCGAGATTTCCTCGACCGGGTTGCGACGACCTCGGTTGCCATGGAAGGGCAGGGGCAGGCCACGGTCTATGCGGGCGGCTGGAGCGACTACCTCGCGCAGCGCTCCCCCAAAGCGGCGCCTGAGAAGGTCGAGAAATCAAAACCGGCAAAATCGAAACCAAAACCAGAGGCGCAGGCACCCAAAGAGGCGTTGAGTTTCAAGGAGAAACACCGGCTCGAGGCGCTCCCGGACGAGATTGACCGTCTTGAGAAAGAGATCGCCAAACTCGAAGAGCTGATGGCCGATCCCGAGCTTTTCACCCGCGAGCCGGTGAAGTTCAAAAAAGCCACAGAGGCCCTGGTGGAACGTCAGGAAAAACTCGCTGCTGCCGAGGAAGAATGGCTGACGCTGGAAGAAAAAGCGGCTCAGGCTTGA
- a CDS encoding SDR family NAD(P)-dependent oxidoreductase, producing MKLATTRAVITGGASGLGEATARHFRNAGAQVTILDRDGDRGAKIAETIGAHFVETDVTSEESVAAAMAYAVDKMGGLSAAVNCAGIAHAIKTVGRDGPHPLGAFQKTVDINLVGSFNVARLAAAEISKSTPEADGARGVIINTASIAAFDGQKGQAAYAASKGGIVGMTLPMARDLASSGIRVMAIAPGIFMTPMLAGLPEEAQAQLAADVPNPARLGQPEEYARLAGFIVEMGYLNGEVIRLDGALRMR from the coding sequence ATGAAACTCGCAACCACGCGCGCTGTGATCACGGGCGGCGCATCCGGTCTCGGCGAGGCCACCGCCCGTCATTTCCGTAACGCTGGCGCTCAGGTCACAATTCTGGATCGCGATGGTGATCGGGGTGCCAAGATCGCGGAGACAATCGGAGCCCATTTTGTCGAGACCGATGTCACCAGCGAAGAAAGCGTTGCGGCGGCGATGGCCTATGCGGTCGACAAAATGGGCGGGTTGAGCGCAGCGGTGAATTGCGCAGGCATTGCTCATGCGATCAAAACCGTCGGGCGGGATGGTCCGCATCCGCTGGGCGCGTTTCAGAAAACCGTCGACATCAATCTGGTCGGCAGCTTCAACGTGGCGCGCCTCGCCGCAGCAGAAATCAGCAAGTCTACGCCCGAGGCGGATGGCGCGCGCGGTGTCATCATCAACACGGCTTCGATCGCAGCCTTTGACGGCCAAAAGGGCCAGGCGGCCTATGCGGCCTCCAAGGGCGGCATCGTGGGCATGACCCTGCCCATGGCCCGCGATCTGGCGTCCTCGGGCATCCGCGTGATGGCCATCGCACCGGGGATCTTTATGACGCCGATGCTGGCGGGACTGCCAGAGGAGGCACAGGCGCAGCTGGCCGCTGATGTGCCAAACCCGGCGCGTTTGGGCCAGCCCGAGGAATACGCACGTCTGGCAGGGTTCATTGTCGAAATGGGATATCTCAACGGGGAGGTCATTCGCCTCGATGGCGCGCTGCGGATGCGCTGA